A stretch of DNA from Desulfosarcina ovata subsp. ovata:
TCAATGGTGGTTTCCTTTAGCACAATGTGGTATATGGAGATCAGTCGTTTCCTTTTGCCGGGTTGGGAGATATTCTATATCAGGAACCGTTTCTTGTCGAGGGATAGAATTGCCATTGATGGATGGTGGCTGTTTTTTCCTATTGCTCCGGTCCGGTGTTCATGAGATGAGATAACCGGTCGATAATACGATCACATGGGCAAAAACACCCTCTGTCTATAGGGTTTAAGAAAATGTTTTTGGCAAGGCCTGAGGGAGGAAGCTGTATAATAATACTGCGACGACCGATAACGCAGCCCAAAAACATTTTCTTGAAGTCTATAAAAGGTGATTGCCGTTGACATGACGATGGACCGGATCGTATTTGCAGCAGCGGTATGGATTTTTCCACGTGCATGCCCGAATTTTCCTTTGGTCTTGCCAGCAACAGTGCCATAAAGCCTGAACGGAATGAGATGTCCAGCAGGTTGTCAAGGGTTAGGAACGAATGGGGAGCTCACTTGTAGAGAAACTGTCGATCATTAACCGACTCGGTTTTTTTAACTCCTTTACCGCGGACGAAAAACGACAAGTTGCCTCCGAGGATTCACACTTCCAGGTTTACGATCCCGGAACCGTGGTGATTCGTAAAGGAAGCAGTGACCAGAGCCTTCTGATTATTCTCAGCGGCAGCGTTGCAGTTGCTGAGGGAACCGGGGACGCCGTCCTTGCCATCCTGAAAGCCGGTGAGGTTCTGGGCGAGATGGCCTTTTTAACCGAAACCCGACGTACGGCCCAGGTCATTGCCAGGGAACCGGTGATCGCGCTAAAGCTGGATCGACTGATGTTTGAGAAATTTCCCGCGCCGATTCGGGAAAAATTCAAAGATCAGATTATCATGAAACTGGTCACCCGATTGGATATGGCCAACCGGGAATTGACCCGCTACCGAGGCACCGGCAACGGTGGGTCGCCTGCGGAAACACCGGGACCGTTCAGAGTGCCCGCCGCAGGGGCAGCCGAATCAGAGCTTGCGACCGGTCGGGATCTGATCCGCAAGATCGTCTCCAATACGACCTCGCTGCCGGCCATGCCGGCGGTGATGCTTAAGGTGCAGCAGATGCTCCGGTCGCCGGCAACCAGCCCTGCTCAGCTGGCCAAGGTGATCGAGACCGACGCGGCCATGGTAACCGACATCCTCAAGCTGGCCAATTCTGCATTCTTCGGCTTTCGCGGAAAAGTTTCGACCGTCCAGCATGCATCCTCCCTGCTTGGCACCCGGCGACTGGCCGAATTGATTACCGCCATCAGTGCCGGAAGCGTTCTGGGCAGTGCCATGAGAGGGTATAATCTCAAATCCGGTGACATGTGGCGGCACTCTATTGCCGTGGCGGTAACGGCCAGTGAGATCGCTGGCGCCATGTCCTCCGAGGCCGTCGAAACTGCATATATGGCCGGCCTGCTGCATGATGTGGGCAAAATCATTCTGGATCCATATGTCCGCGAGCGTAAGGTTCTGTTCGATCATTATCTTGAGACGCACCCCGGAAAGTGCATTCAGGACGCCGAACGTGACCTGCTCGGGTTTGACCACGCGGTCATCGCCTCGATTCTTTGTGACAACTGGTCCCTTCCCCGGGCCATCTCTTTTGCCATTCGACACCACCATCAGCCTGCATCCGCAGGCGACCACCAGCTGGCCCACATTATCCATTACGCGGACATCCTGGTCATCCAGGCCGGACTTGCCGGGAGTGGCGGGTATGCGCCGCCGGAGCTGGATCCGCGCAGCCGGTCCATGGTTTCCCTGGACCCGGATACCCTGCAACACTCAGTGGAAAAAGCGCTTCAGTACATGGACGGCCTGAAAGGGCGCCTGTTCGCCCCCTAATCTTGATGGTTTCGTAAAAAGCCCGAGATCAAGGCTTGCGAATCCTGAGAATACCGCTATCGCGGGTGCCGTAGGCAGCGTACTGAGCGTACTCCGCAGTGACGAAGGATACGCGTAACGACGATATCGGTCTTTTTACGAATCCGTCAAGCTTGCGTCCTGGCCGGCACATTAGCCCTTGAAATCCGTCTGGCCGGTATAATATAGTCGTCGCCAGTTATTGTCAGGGGCTGGATGGCCAACACGGATTGCACATACCAAGCGAGGGCGACGCGATGTTTCCCGGTTTTGAAAAAATCATCGAATCTAGAATTAAAAAGGCACAAGACGAAGGCGCGTTCGAGGATCTGCCCGGCAGCGGCCAGCCGTTGCAACTGGAAAATGACCCGCATATTCCTGAAGACTTGCGCCTGGCCCATAAGGTCCTCAAAAATGCCGATTGTCTGCCTCCGGAGGTTCAGTTGCGCAAGGAGATCCGGACAACCGAAGAGCTTCTGTCCGGTATGACCGACACGGTGAAAAAACACCGTACCATCAAAAAACTCAATTACCTGATCATGAAACTCAATGCCACGCGAGGCGCCAGCGCGGAGTTTGATATTCCGCAACGCTACTATGTGGACGTCGTCGAACGCATCGAGAGTGACAACGCTTAATCGGGTGTAAGCATGTTTGGAAAAAAAAAAGAAGGCGACGGGCTGGTGAAAAGCGTCATGCTCGCCTACTTTATTCTTGCACTGCATGTGCTGTTGATTGCCGGAATGGCGATTCTGGTTCTGTTTTTCCGGGGCATGGTCAATTACATGCTTTGGATTGTTCTCGGCGGAATTGCTATCGTCGGCATATCGGC
This window harbors:
- a CDS encoding HDOD domain-containing protein, whose amino-acid sequence is MGSSLVEKLSIINRLGFFNSFTADEKRQVASEDSHFQVYDPGTVVIRKGSSDQSLLIILSGSVAVAEGTGDAVLAILKAGEVLGEMAFLTETRRTAQVIAREPVIALKLDRLMFEKFPAPIREKFKDQIIMKLVTRLDMANRELTRYRGTGNGGSPAETPGPFRVPAAGAAESELATGRDLIRKIVSNTTSLPAMPAVMLKVQQMLRSPATSPAQLAKVIETDAAMVTDILKLANSAFFGFRGKVSTVQHASSLLGTRRLAELITAISAGSVLGSAMRGYNLKSGDMWRHSIAVAVTASEIAGAMSSEAVETAYMAGLLHDVGKIILDPYVRERKVLFDHYLETHPGKCIQDAERDLLGFDHAVIASILCDNWSLPRAISFAIRHHHQPASAGDHQLAHIIHYADILVIQAGLAGSGGYAPPELDPRSRSMVSLDPDTLQHSVEKALQYMDGLKGRLFAP
- a CDS encoding DUF1992 domain-containing protein; the protein is MFPGFEKIIESRIKKAQDEGAFEDLPGSGQPLQLENDPHIPEDLRLAHKVLKNADCLPPEVQLRKEIRTTEELLSGMTDTVKKHRTIKKLNYLIMKLNATRGASAEFDIPQRYYVDVVERIESDNA